One Sodalinema gerasimenkoae IPPAS B-353 DNA segment encodes these proteins:
- a CDS encoding NAD(P)H-quinone oxidoreductase subunit M: protein MLLKSTTRHIRIFTAEIEGRDIVPSPDKLTIDIDPDNELVWTDETVQRVYDKFEELVAASAGEDLTEYNIRRIGSDLEHFVRAMLQQGDLSYNLGAPVRNYSLGLPRVDENENPLTQSPA, encoded by the coding sequence ATGCTGCTAAAATCCACGACCCGCCACATTCGCATTTTTACGGCTGAAATTGAAGGGAGAGATATTGTCCCTAGCCCCGATAAACTGACCATTGATATTGATCCAGATAATGAACTGGTTTGGACGGATGAGACAGTGCAACGGGTCTATGACAAGTTTGAGGAATTGGTAGCCGCCAGTGCCGGTGAGGATTTAACTGAGTACAACATCCGTCGCATTGGCTCAGATTTAGAACATTTTGTGCGCGCAATGTTGCAGCAGGGTGACCTCAGCTATAACCTGGGTGCGCCGGTACGCAACTATAGTCTTGGACTACCGCGAGTGGACGAAAACGAGAACCCCCTCACCCAGTCCCCTGCTTAG
- a CDS encoding cysteine synthase A, with amino-acid sequence MDIQNGFVGTVGNTPLIRLNSFSDETGCEILGKAEFLNPGGSVKDRAALYIIEDAEAQGHLKPGGTVVEGTAGNTGIGLTHICNAKGYKCLIVIPETQSQEKMDTLRTLGAEVRPVPAVPYRDPNNYVKLSGRLAEEMENAIWANQFDNLANRRAHYETTAPEIWAQTDGNIDAWVSATGTGGTYAGAAMFFKEKNPKVKCVVADPMGSGLYSYVKTGKIDTSGSSITEGIGNSRITANMEGAPIDDAIQIDDTEALRVVYQLLRQDGLFMGGSVGINVGAAVALAKELGPGHTIVTVLCDSGSRYQSRLYNPDWLAAKGLALSS; translated from the coding sequence ATGGATATCCAGAACGGCTTTGTCGGCACCGTCGGCAACACTCCCCTGATTCGTCTCAACAGCTTTAGTGATGAAACAGGGTGCGAAATCCTCGGAAAAGCCGAATTTCTCAATCCGGGTGGCTCTGTCAAAGACCGGGCCGCTCTCTATATTATCGAAGATGCCGAAGCTCAAGGGCATCTCAAGCCTGGCGGAACCGTGGTAGAAGGCACAGCCGGCAACACCGGGATTGGACTAACTCATATTTGTAACGCGAAAGGCTATAAATGCCTAATTGTCATCCCAGAAACCCAGTCTCAGGAAAAAATGGACACCCTCCGCACCCTAGGGGCCGAGGTGCGGCCGGTTCCCGCAGTTCCTTACCGCGATCCCAATAACTACGTCAAACTCTCGGGCCGTCTGGCAGAGGAGATGGAAAACGCCATCTGGGCCAATCAGTTTGATAACCTCGCCAACCGTCGAGCCCATTATGAAACCACGGCCCCAGAAATTTGGGCCCAAACCGATGGCAACATTGATGCCTGGGTTTCGGCCACAGGAACTGGGGGAACCTATGCGGGGGCGGCGATGTTTTTTAAGGAGAAAAACCCCAAGGTCAAATGTGTGGTGGCTGACCCCATGGGCAGTGGTTTATACAGCTATGTGAAGACCGGCAAAATTGACACCAGCGGCAGTTCCATTACGGAAGGGATTGGTAATAGTCGCATTACCGCCAATATGGAGGGCGCACCTATTGATGATGCCATTCAGATTGACGATACGGAAGCCCTGCGAGTCGTCTATCAACTTCTGCGTCAGGATGGCTTATTTATGGGGGGTTCTGTGGGCATCAATGTCGGAGCGGCGGTGGCCTTGGCTAAGGAACTTGGGCCCGGTCATACCATTGTCACGGTGTTATGCGATAGTGGCTCCCGCTATCAGTCGCGATTGTATAACCCAGACTGGCTAGCGGCTAAGGGTTTGGCCCTGTCAAGTTGA
- a CDS encoding DUF2157 domain-containing protein, with product MASEKFRRQLRQESEVWWREGLIDAQLYETLATRYQFRDIEANARSSFTTILISLGGILLGLGVITFVAANWTVWSREVKVILLMATFLAINTIGFYLWRDPSQTGLKKLGAALLLLGGLTLGANISLVSQMFHQSGELYELFLVWGLAVLLMALSLAMPALSILSVLLVGFGYLRGIFDAITAQDLTSFHLAIVHMPLLTLALIVPLAHRSRSRFTFGLGALLFSVSFLVNLTAIGSWRGEMAVVLPAALLWAYSVQSPKKWIEPAFQSIAQKIALIWLAILFYVLSFNGWASMSIPPEMFRLSWGTQFLVDILICSTLTIWLWLKVCRQGSQFSLTQERSLNTGVILVMLLLTGGSLYTHLNLAPLVVLGPLLFNILFFVLSIAAIRDGLALGSRRRFWGGMILLIIGIMTRTLEYNTALMTKAVVFGACGVGVILAGLWFERNIHHHTSTSHPQLQEHN from the coding sequence ATGGCTTCAGAGAAATTCCGCCGCCAACTTCGTCAGGAGTCCGAAGTTTGGTGGCGTGAGGGCTTGATTGACGCCCAACTGTACGAGACTCTGGCAACGCGCTATCAGTTCCGCGACATTGAGGCGAACGCCCGCAGCAGCTTTACCACCATCCTCATTAGTCTAGGAGGAATTCTCCTAGGCTTGGGGGTGATTACCTTCGTCGCGGCCAACTGGACGGTTTGGAGTCGCGAGGTCAAGGTAATTCTCTTGATGGCAACGTTTTTAGCCATCAATACCATCGGTTTTTATCTATGGCGTGACCCCTCGCAAACGGGGCTTAAAAAACTGGGGGCGGCTCTGCTGCTTCTGGGGGGGTTAACTCTGGGGGCAAATATCTCCCTCGTGTCCCAAATGTTTCATCAGAGTGGAGAACTCTATGAACTCTTTTTAGTTTGGGGCCTAGCTGTTTTGCTGATGGCTCTGAGTTTAGCCATGCCCGCCTTAAGTATTCTCTCGGTGCTGTTAGTGGGATTTGGCTATCTGCGGGGGATTTTCGATGCCATTACGGCCCAGGATTTGACAAGCTTCCATCTGGCGATCGTCCATATGCCCCTGTTAACTCTTGCCTTGATTGTGCCTTTAGCTCATCGCAGTCGTTCCCGCTTTACCTTTGGTTTGGGGGCGTTACTCTTTAGTGTTTCCTTCCTGGTCAATCTGACGGCGATTGGGAGTTGGAGAGGGGAGATGGCAGTTGTCTTACCAGCGGCACTTCTCTGGGCATATAGCGTTCAATCTCCGAAAAAATGGATTGAACCCGCATTTCAGAGTATCGCCCAGAAAATCGCCTTAATTTGGCTGGCAATCCTGTTTTATGTCTTGTCCTTTAACGGCTGGGCTTCGATGTCAATTCCGCCGGAGATGTTTCGACTCTCCTGGGGAACTCAGTTCCTAGTAGACATTCTCATCTGTTCTACCCTAACCATTTGGCTGTGGTTGAAGGTATGCCGCCAAGGGTCTCAGTTTAGCCTGACTCAAGAGCGATCGCTCAATACTGGGGTCATCTTGGTGATGCTGCTCCTGACAGGGGGAAGTCTATACACTCATTTAAACCTGGCCCCCTTGGTGGTTTTGGGACCCTTATTATTCAATATTCTCTTTTTTGTTCTTTCGATCGCCGCCATTCGCGATGGACTCGCATTGGGGAGTCGTCGCAGATTTTGGGGTGGCATGATCCTACTGATTATTGGGATTATGACCCGCACCCTGGAATATAACACTGCCCTAATGACCAAAGCCGTGGTGTTTGGCGCCTGTGGTGTGGGTGTCATTTTGGCGGGACTTTGGTTTGAGCGCAACATTCACCATCACACCTCTACCTCTCATCCTCAACTTCAGGAGCACAACTGA
- a CDS encoding cytochrome c biogenesis protein CcdA, producing the protein MVKPQDSSVLSKSRPDKSLLKAAKRWWPYLVLGTLALVLVITFGASLGRPLEHLISSVEHRYQQWFQQQNTTHPPVLLTLAFTGGLLASISPCILALLPVNLSYIGTLNINSRWDAFKKAGLFVLGSVTILSLFGLVSSFAGAVMVDYRGYINITVGLLMALMALWLLGVIQLPLPQTNIHLPKAGPYGVGLTFALVSSPCASPVLFAVLAAAAATGSQMLGTLTMVSYALGYTAVIFLASLFTGLAKQSRQILKHSEAVIRFGTVALMLTGVYYLWTGTRWFIGS; encoded by the coding sequence ATGGTAAAACCCCAAGACTCCTCAGTCCTGTCCAAATCCCGTCCAGACAAATCTCTCCTCAAAGCCGCGAAACGATGGTGGCCCTACCTGGTGTTAGGAACCTTGGCCTTAGTTCTCGTCATCACGTTCGGAGCCAGTCTGGGGCGGCCGTTGGAACATCTCATCTCATCCGTTGAACATCGGTATCAGCAATGGTTCCAACAACAAAACACCACTCATCCTCCTGTCCTGCTGACCTTAGCCTTCACCGGAGGGCTGCTAGCGAGCATTTCCCCCTGTATTTTAGCCCTGTTGCCGGTCAATCTCAGCTATATCGGCACCCTTAACATTAACTCCCGCTGGGATGCCTTCAAAAAAGCCGGGTTATTCGTGTTGGGGTCAGTGACCATTTTGAGTCTTTTTGGCTTAGTTTCCTCCTTCGCCGGGGCCGTAATGGTGGACTACCGAGGCTATATCAACATCACCGTTGGCTTACTCATGGCCCTAATGGCGTTATGGCTTCTGGGGGTGATTCAACTCCCCCTACCCCAAACCAATATACATCTTCCTAAAGCGGGTCCCTATGGGGTTGGACTGACCTTTGCCCTGGTCAGTTCCCCCTGTGCCAGTCCCGTGTTATTTGCCGTTCTAGCAGCAGCGGCCGCGACGGGTTCCCAAATGCTAGGAACCCTCACCATGGTCAGTTATGCCCTGGGCTATACAGCCGTTATTTTCCTCGCCAGTTTGTTTACAGGGTTAGCCAAACAAAGCCGGCAGATCCTGAAACATTCCGAGGCGGTCATTCGCTTTGGAACAGTGGCGTTGATGTTGACCGGAGTCTATTATCTTTGGACTGGAACTCGCTGGTTTATCGGCAGTTAG
- a CDS encoding TlpA family protein disulfide reductase, with protein sequence MKVRYLANISIASILGLGLAFGCANPCAGQEAPAGVTDPCAGDPCAGDPCAGDPCAGNSHASVGGPLASELHGKPVLVDVFATWCAACENIAPTLAQLKEDYDETVNFVILDVSDRSTTAEAEAKAKELGLQEFLEANKSQTGMLTIVEPETGRILAQHRNNPNLEDYTTVLDPVIQ encoded by the coding sequence ATGAAAGTCCGTTATCTAGCTAACATTTCCATTGCCTCCATCCTGGGTTTAGGACTGGCATTTGGCTGCGCGAACCCCTGTGCGGGACAAGAGGCCCCAGCCGGGGTAACAGACCCCTGTGCTGGCGACCCCTGTGCCGGAGACCCCTGTGCCGGAGACCCCTGTGCCGGGAACTCCCACGCGTCAGTGGGAGGGCCCTTAGCCTCCGAATTGCATGGGAAACCCGTTTTAGTTGATGTATTTGCTACTTGGTGTGCCGCCTGCGAGAATATTGCACCGACTTTGGCACAACTCAAAGAAGACTATGACGAGACGGTTAATTTCGTGATCTTGGATGTCAGCGATCGCAGCACCACCGCTGAAGCAGAAGCCAAGGCCAAGGAACTCGGCTTACAGGAATTTCTAGAGGCCAACAAGTCGCAAACGGGGATGTTAACCATTGTCGAACCCGAGACCGGACGCATTCTAGCCCAGCATCGAAACAATCCCAACCTAGAGGACTACACCACCGTATTAGATCCGGTGATCCAATAG
- a CDS encoding alpha/beta fold hydrolase produces MTVQSPSSASSLQRQFWTWRGQSIAYTVNGEGNGERPPLVLIHGFGASIGHWRQNIPVWAESGYRVYALDLLGFGESAKPPFEYSIDLWRELLADFWQEFIAEPTVFVGNSIGALLALVMAAQYPDSTRGAVLLNCAGGLNHRPEELAFPLRVVMGTFAKLVASKTLGTLMFNQVRQPRRIRNTLYQVYGNREAVTDELVQLLYTPSCDLGAQQVFASILSAPPGPKPSELIDSVNCPVLVLWGEDDPWTPVKGAEIYRQWGERHPVEFHSIPQTGHCPHDERPDVVNPLVLNWLEHQVIG; encoded by the coding sequence GTGACGGTACAATCTCCCTCCTCTGCATCTTCTTTGCAACGACAGTTTTGGACTTGGCGCGGACAGTCCATTGCTTATACAGTCAACGGTGAGGGCAACGGTGAGCGCCCCCCCTTGGTTCTGATTCATGGTTTTGGGGCCTCCATTGGCCATTGGCGCCAGAATATCCCCGTCTGGGCTGAGTCTGGTTATCGTGTCTATGCCTTAGACTTGCTAGGATTTGGCGAGTCGGCCAAACCCCCCTTTGAGTATTCGATTGACTTATGGCGGGAGCTTCTGGCAGATTTTTGGCAGGAGTTCATCGCCGAACCCACGGTGTTTGTGGGCAATTCCATCGGGGCCTTATTGGCGTTGGTGATGGCGGCCCAATATCCCGATTCTACCCGAGGGGCCGTGTTACTCAACTGTGCGGGGGGACTGAATCATCGCCCTGAGGAACTGGCTTTCCCCCTGCGGGTGGTGATGGGAACCTTTGCCAAGTTGGTGGCCTCGAAAACCCTGGGAACGTTAATGTTCAACCAGGTTCGACAGCCGCGACGGATTCGTAACACCCTCTATCAAGTCTATGGGAACCGAGAGGCGGTCACGGATGAGTTAGTGCAATTGTTGTATACTCCCTCTTGTGATCTAGGGGCGCAACAGGTATTTGCGTCGATTCTCTCGGCACCTCCGGGCCCGAAACCCTCAGAGTTGATTGACTCGGTCAACTGTCCGGTGTTAGTGCTTTGGGGAGAAGATGACCCCTGGACTCCCGTGAAGGGGGCAGAGATTTATCGCCAGTGGGGTGAGCGCCATCCGGTGGAGTTTCATTCCATCCCCCAAACGGGTCATTGTCCCCATGATGAACGCCCCGATGTGGTGAATCCTTTGGTCTTGAATTGGCTAGAGCATCAGGTCATCGGTTAA
- a CDS encoding DUF4340 domain-containing protein, whose protein sequence is MFRKYVMLEDGEPQGEANPANDAYVSFLLMVLENARSDRPIVTTADNLGEYGLDSPRARLRIELDDGETQELWVGDRDFTGSFVYGWVRTGDETLGDTLNEETESEEAQETTDSREVSIILLPLNVENAVNRSREDWQAQPLPASPEEEIPQEVTPPDEPEGEIPEEETPPDEPEEETPQEETPQEEMPEEETPPDEPETEAAEESDSPEMEENVGD, encoded by the coding sequence ATGTTTCGTAAGTATGTGATGCTTGAGGATGGAGAACCTCAAGGGGAGGCCAACCCGGCCAATGATGCCTATGTTTCGTTTCTGTTGATGGTGTTGGAGAATGCTCGCAGCGATCGCCCCATTGTGACAACGGCGGATAATCTCGGGGAGTATGGCTTGGACAGTCCCCGCGCTCGTCTTCGCATTGAGTTGGACGATGGCGAAACTCAGGAGTTATGGGTGGGCGATCGCGATTTTACGGGCAGTTTTGTCTATGGATGGGTTCGAACGGGGGATGAGACTCTCGGGGATACCCTGAATGAGGAGACTGAGTCTGAGGAGGCGCAGGAGACGACCGACTCCCGTGAGGTGTCTATTATCCTCCTACCCCTCAATGTCGAAAATGCGGTGAATCGCTCCCGTGAGGATTGGCAGGCTCAACCCCTACCGGCTTCTCCAGAAGAGGAAATCCCTCAAGAGGTAACCCCTCCAGATGAGCCTGAAGGGGAGATACCTGAAGAAGAAACGCCTCCAGACGAGCCTGAAGAGGAAACCCCTCAAGAGGAGACCCCCCAAGAGGAGATGCCTGAAGAGGAAACCCCTCCAGATGAGCCTGAGACTGAAGCAGCGGAGGAATCCGACTCTCCTGAGATGGAGGAAAATGTGGGGGATTAA
- a CDS encoding metallophosphoesterase family protein, with product MSTHPRQIVIGDVHGHYDTLIRLLDSLGLQEGDRVDFLGDLIDRGPASCQVVELIMSHPSYHAIRGNHEEMMLSALVYGREDDRYFDFWLSGGGDMTLESYPNSGLMYDHLDWLESLPAYRDHGDIWLVHAGVDPHRPLEEQSSQEFCWIRDVFHRQTTPYFVNKLIIIGHTITFTFPGVQCGQLVQGCGWLGIDTGVYTLESGWLTALDVTHKQVYQANVWQESLRSLPWEDIVVTIDPNRVRRRRFALK from the coding sequence ATGTCAACCCATCCTCGACAAATTGTAATTGGTGACGTTCATGGTCATTACGACACCCTGATACGATTGCTAGACAGTCTTGGGCTACAAGAGGGCGATCGCGTGGATTTTTTGGGAGATCTCATCGATCGCGGTCCCGCGAGTTGTCAAGTGGTTGAGTTGATTATGTCCCATCCCTCCTATCATGCGATTCGGGGCAATCATGAGGAGATGATGCTCTCGGCGTTAGTCTACGGTCGAGAGGATGACCGTTATTTTGACTTTTGGCTCAGTGGGGGCGGTGATATGACGTTAGAAAGCTATCCCAACTCGGGCCTGATGTACGACCATTTGGATTGGCTTGAATCCCTACCGGCCTACCGAGATCATGGAGATATCTGGCTGGTTCATGCCGGAGTGGACCCCCATCGTCCTCTGGAGGAACAGTCGAGTCAAGAATTTTGTTGGATTCGCGATGTCTTCCATCGCCAAACAACTCCCTATTTTGTCAATAAGCTCATCATCATTGGTCATACCATTACCTTCACGTTCCCTGGGGTGCAATGTGGGCAGTTGGTTCAAGGCTGTGGGTGGCTCGGGATTGATACGGGAGTGTATACCCTCGAAAGTGGCTGGCTGACGGCTCTGGATGTGACCCATAAACAGGTGTATCAAGCTAATGTGTGGCAAGAAAGCCTGCGATCGCTCCCCTGGGAAGACATCGTTGTGACCATTGACCCCAATCGGGTGCGTCGCCGTCGCTTTGCTTTAAAGTGA
- a CDS encoding glycoside hydrolase family 13 protein — protein MTKPETKTEQAWWERGIIYQIYPLTFADANGDGIGDIQGIIQRLDYLNDGNLESETSLGINAIWLSPINESPMMDNGYDVSNYTEICPMFGTMADFEQLMAECHRRDIKVILDLVLNHTSNQHEWFLESQQSRENPKADWYLWQEGYKDNLPNNWLSYFGGTGWTYCESRKQYYFHTFNKNQPDLNWRNPEVREAIYQVIRFWLDKGVDGFRLDASSAYSKDKYFRDNPLKFGTNDKNDYNNYHHLYEKNLPENHEIVREIRSILDEYGDRLLIGETFIDNRLYESNTFYGAHNDELHLPFTFEFAFSPWYPGYLQREIEHKELVTPPGAQPVYFFDNHDIPRHLSRWVECSLCIDSHAIAQAAATLLLTVRGTPVLYYGQELGMVDHREIPPEKLRDKAIAPSTSGEVPEQRDGSRTPMQWDDSPQAGFSFGKDFEPWLPLHPNYKDLNVANAWKNPDSLLNFYRRLIQLYQKHPALQRGSWRSLIHYPHEHLVYLRETEEESILVLINFSFQKPLDLDVPLERDNWTVLLSNHYDTNAVMTLPDTLQSFDICLFGKQQGAGD, from the coding sequence ATGACGAAACCAGAAACGAAAACCGAACAAGCTTGGTGGGAACGGGGAATTATTTATCAGATTTACCCCTTAACTTTTGCGGATGCCAATGGTGACGGAATTGGGGATATTCAAGGAATTATTCAGCGATTAGATTATCTCAATGATGGCAATCTTGAGAGTGAAACCTCGTTAGGGATTAATGCTATTTGGTTGTCTCCGATCAATGAGTCCCCCATGATGGACAATGGCTATGATGTGAGTAACTACACTGAAATTTGCCCGATGTTTGGGACAATGGCAGATTTTGAGCAGTTGATGGCAGAATGTCATCGACGAGATATTAAAGTTATTTTAGATTTAGTTCTCAACCATACTTCCAATCAACATGAATGGTTTTTAGAGTCGCAACAGAGTCGTGAGAATCCCAAAGCCGATTGGTATTTGTGGCAGGAAGGTTACAAGGATAACCTTCCGAATAACTGGCTCTCGTATTTTGGGGGCACGGGCTGGACGTATTGCGAGAGTCGAAAGCAGTATTATTTTCACACCTTTAATAAGAACCAACCAGATTTAAACTGGCGCAACCCAGAGGTTCGCGAGGCAATCTATCAGGTGATTCGCTTTTGGCTAGACAAGGGAGTGGATGGATTCCGCCTTGATGCGTCGAGTGCCTATAGTAAGGATAAATATTTTCGTGACAATCCCTTAAAGTTCGGGACAAATGATAAGAATGACTATAACAACTATCATCATCTTTATGAAAAAAACCTACCCGAAAACCATGAAATTGTTCGGGAGATTCGCAGCATTTTAGATGAGTATGGCGATCGCCTGTTGATTGGCGAAACCTTCATCGACAATCGCCTGTATGAGTCCAACACATTTTACGGTGCCCATAACGACGAACTTCATCTACCTTTTACTTTTGAATTTGCCTTTAGTCCTTGGTATCCGGGCTATTTACAACGGGAAATTGAACATAAGGAATTGGTGACGCCTCCGGGAGCGCAACCGGTGTACTTTTTCGATAACCATGACATCCCGCGCCATCTTTCCCGCTGGGTTGAATGTAGTCTCTGTATCGACTCCCATGCGATCGCCCAAGCCGCGGCCACCCTATTGTTAACGGTGCGAGGCACACCAGTCCTCTATTATGGCCAGGAATTGGGCATGGTGGATCATCGAGAGATTCCCCCGGAGAAATTACGGGATAAGGCGATCGCCCCGAGTACCAGTGGCGAAGTTCCCGAACAGCGGGATGGTTCGCGAACTCCCATGCAATGGGATGACTCCCCCCAAGCGGGGTTCAGTTTCGGCAAAGACTTCGAACCCTGGCTACCGCTGCATCCTAATTACAAAGACTTAAATGTGGCAAACGCCTGGAAAAACCCCGATTCCCTCCTGAACTTCTACCGGCGTTTGATTCAGCTTTATCAGAAACATCCCGCCTTACAACGGGGGAGTTGGCGATCGCTGATTCACTATCCCCATGAACATCTCGTCTATCTACGGGAAACGGAGGAGGAGTCGATTCTGGTGCTTATCAACTTCTCCTTCCAAAAACCCCTCGATTTAGATGTCCCTCTAGAGCGAGACAATTGGACGGTGTTACTGTCGAATCACTATGACACCAATGCGGTGATGACCCTTCCTGACACTCTCCAGTCCTTTGATATCTGCCTATTTGGCAAACAGCAGGGCGCAGGAGATTAA
- a CDS encoding chromosome segregation ATPase, giving the protein MRKKTNLSLERSLREPNAATQTTRPEESSVARRQQRPQRSWTSWLPGWQFWTLLFGVGTIGTAITASALLLSLPSVPNCPRIFWPTASASMRLYCGQLAANKKTVDDILEAIALVSELPDDHGLRPTINAQIEEWTQELLDLAETSFHEGRLTEAIDTARRIPTHELSESAQGVIEPVIEQQIEDWKRIWTEAEDLYAEIEDHLQNRRWNLAFSAATRLRSVQNHHWRVTKQEEISQRVQQARDDTNKLANARNLANRRTMDDILEAISMAEGIGLDSFAYSSAQDALKEFGRTMLDLANAQLEAQNLTEAITIARRVPASTQLKEEANDFVVLARGEFMAWQPSVRNLENAIAQAQRIPLDSPLYSRAQTRIRQWQGAIDQVAVLERARNTARTGSTADLTTAISQAELISNSTPVYDQAQEEIDRWRTQLQTRQDRPILQRAETLARQGNYQQAIAQAQQISSSRALYNDAQAQINRWQQTISEQRDRPIFNRAERQANAGNLREAIATAQQIPSSSALSGEAQTAIARWNSAQRDRDLLDQAYRLADNGSAESLESAIRTANSITNYSGQRPDADVLIRNLSWELLELAQSRAWSSLSAAIETAERIPRFTEAHSEAQRLIRDWNAQLNPPPPAPEPEIDLDRKFEDGVPIDWGNPIPSD; this is encoded by the coding sequence ATGAGGAAAAAGACAAACCTATCGTTAGAGCGATCGCTCCGAGAGCCTAACGCGGCAACTCAGACGACTCGCCCGGAGGAATCCTCCGTCGCACGTCGGCAACAACGTCCCCAACGCTCTTGGACATCCTGGCTCCCTGGGTGGCAGTTCTGGACGCTCCTGTTCGGGGTAGGGACCATTGGCACAGCGATTACTGCTTCGGCGTTGCTGCTGAGTTTACCGAGTGTTCCCAATTGTCCGCGTATTTTCTGGCCCACGGCCTCGGCCTCCATGCGTCTCTATTGCGGCCAGTTGGCAGCCAATAAGAAAACGGTGGATGATATCCTAGAGGCGATCGCCCTCGTCAGCGAACTCCCTGATGATCATGGCCTACGTCCGACGATCAACGCCCAAATTGAGGAATGGACCCAAGAACTTCTCGATTTGGCGGAAACCTCGTTTCATGAGGGGAGACTAACGGAAGCTATTGATACGGCCCGGCGCATTCCCACCCATGAACTGTCTGAGAGCGCTCAAGGGGTGATTGAACCGGTCATTGAACAGCAGATTGAGGACTGGAAGCGGATTTGGACGGAAGCAGAAGACCTTTATGCTGAAATTGAGGATCATCTGCAAAACCGCCGCTGGAATTTAGCCTTTTCCGCCGCGACTCGCTTACGTTCGGTGCAGAATCACCATTGGCGGGTGACGAAGCAGGAGGAGATTAGCCAGCGGGTGCAACAGGCCCGGGATGATACGAATAAACTAGCCAACGCTCGTAATTTGGCGAACCGCCGCACCATGGATGATATTCTCGAAGCCATTTCCATGGCTGAAGGGATTGGCCTAGACTCCTTTGCCTACTCCAGTGCTCAAGATGCCTTAAAAGAGTTTGGACGGACGATGTTGGACTTGGCAAATGCCCAACTTGAGGCGCAAAACTTGACTGAAGCGATCACCATCGCCCGGCGGGTTCCAGCCAGTACCCAGTTGAAAGAGGAAGCCAACGATTTTGTAGTCTTAGCTCGCGGTGAGTTTATGGCCTGGCAACCTAGTGTTCGGAACCTGGAAAATGCCATTGCTCAAGCTCAGCGGATTCCCCTAGATAGTCCTCTCTATAGTCGCGCTCAGACTCGAATCCGTCAGTGGCAAGGGGCGATCGATCAGGTGGCGGTTTTGGAACGGGCCCGTAATACCGCCCGCACGGGAAGTACAGCAGATTTAACGACGGCAATTTCTCAGGCGGAACTGATCTCAAATTCGACCCCGGTCTATGATCAGGCTCAGGAGGAGATTGATCGCTGGCGCACGCAACTGCAAACCCGTCAGGATCGCCCGATTCTACAACGGGCTGAAACCCTGGCCCGACAAGGGAACTATCAACAGGCGATCGCCCAAGCCCAACAAATTAGTAGTTCACGGGCCCTCTATAATGATGCCCAAGCTCAGATTAATCGCTGGCAACAGACGATTAGTGAGCAACGCGATCGCCCCATCTTCAATCGGGCTGAACGGCAGGCCAATGCGGGCAATCTGCGGGAGGCGATCGCCACGGCCCAACAAATTCCCTCCAGCAGCGCTCTCTCTGGGGAAGCACAAACGGCGATCGCCCGCTGGAACAGCGCTCAGCGCGATCGCGATCTCCTAGATCAAGCCTATCGCCTGGCCGATAATGGTTCGGCGGAATCCCTAGAATCGGCAATTCGCACCGCCAACAGCATCACCAACTATAGCGGTCAACGCCCGGATGCGGATGTGCTGATTCGTAATCTCAGTTGGGAACTTCTCGAACTGGCTCAGTCTCGGGCTTGGAGTAGTCTCAGTGCGGCGATCGAGACGGCTGAACGCATCCCCAGATTTACGGAGGCTCACAGCGAGGCTCAGCGATTAATTCGCGATTGGAATGCCCAACTGAATCCCCCACCACCAGCCCCCGAACCGGAAATCGATTTAGATCGCAAGTTTGAGGATGGGGTTCCCATTGATTGGGGCAACCCTATCCCCAGTGATTAA